The Methanothermobacter sp. genome includes a window with the following:
- a CDS encoding methanogenesis marker 2 protein, translating into MDLDDIIHSLKNFEGVTRKRPIRNIVSILNDAFSVSGKTHLGYGDDASAIRIGDGKLLLLAADGIWGRLMEADPHWAGYCSVLVNVNDIAAMGGKPVGMVNVLSINSRETCYSVMEGIREGAEKFGVPMVGGHVHPDTPYDALDVSIAGIASEDALITSCDAEPGDRVIVGIDLDGRPHPSFFLNWDTTTHKTPEEVQFQIEIMSIIAERNLVTAGKDISNPGTLGTLGMLLEASDVGAWVELESIPRNRSVKWEDWLRMYPGSGFVLTARPENVAECIELLESAGITASDVGEIVSDRKLCLVHDNDERVLFDFERDIITGVMEEKI; encoded by the coding sequence TTGGATTTAGATGATATCATCCATTCCCTTAAAAATTTTGAGGGTGTAACAAGAAAACGGCCAATAAGGAACATAGTTTCTATTCTTAATGATGCATTCAGTGTCTCGGGAAAAACACATCTCGGTTACGGTGATGATGCATCGGCCATCAGGATCGGCGACGGAAAACTTCTTTTACTGGCAGCAGATGGAATATGGGGGCGTCTGATGGAGGCTGACCCCCACTGGGCCGGTTACTGTTCTGTGCTTGTTAATGTTAACGATATTGCAGCCATGGGCGGCAAACCTGTGGGCATGGTCAATGTTCTCTCAATTAACTCACGGGAGACCTGTTACAGTGTAATGGAGGGTATAAGGGAGGGGGCAGAGAAGTTCGGGGTCCCGATGGTGGGGGGCCACGTGCACCCTGACACACCCTACGATGCACTTGATGTTTCAATTGCAGGTATAGCATCTGAGGATGCGCTCATAACAAGCTGTGACGCAGAACCCGGTGACAGGGTTATAGTGGGCATAGACCTAGATGGAAGGCCACACCCCTCCTTTTTCCTGAACTGGGACACAACCACCCATAAAACACCTGAGGAGGTGCAGTTCCAGATTGAGATAATGTCCATCATTGCAGAAAGAAACCTGGTAACTGCAGGTAAGGATATAAGTAATCCGGGGACACTGGGAACACTGGGGATGCTGCTTGAGGCATCGGATGTGGGTGCATGGGTGGAACTGGAATCAATACCGCGTAACAGATCAGTTAAGTGGGAGGACTGGCTTCGAATGTACCCTGGCTCAGGTTTTGTGCTGACAGCACGCCCAGAAAATGTTGCTGAATGTATTGAACTGCTTGAGTCTGCTGGAATAACAGCATCAGATGTCGGGGAGATAGTATCCGACAGAAAACTCTGCTTAGTCCATGATAATGATGAAAGGGTCCTCTTTGACTTTGAAAGGGACATCATAACCGGTGTGATGGAAGAAAAAATATGA
- a CDS encoding DUF2117 family protein codes for MRIGVVVHGPQIVDSGYAAKLIDFLKKYGEVRARLGGTMGRTAVYDAHLEDVIDISEKRLPSESVDLFADEGADIVVLMNYGKSRITGHGFGYKVFQRSEKKPPVVQIERPGEPDGSVVAWKREVEPFAEKLARELELEMVDPEEVCREIFHGEPCGEQKPDRREYRRLVGVSENENIFVNGIVVGVSTSDDVTLVAEDGVISEIIGGKIKEHGVEKLGRVNLRDAVVKTGLLRRSEVRPRKVKVRENNKKKYRVSFLNHAAEDIYTLHESDLVVTVGDDTTLVAADILYRFDVPIIGITDGDIDRVVKKGFKCADSIIIEFEGGWDDIVGERIHRELFRGKDTIEIHDLETFKRDLLQIIDNIGASYTVRYT; via the coding sequence ATGAGGATAGGTGTGGTTGTCCACGGACCACAGATAGTTGACTCAGGATACGCAGCAAAACTTATAGATTTTCTAAAAAAATATGGGGAGGTCAGGGCAAGACTCGGGGGCACCATGGGGCGGACCGCGGTATATGACGCACACCTTGAGGATGTTATAGACATATCAGAGAAGAGGCTTCCAAGTGAATCGGTTGACCTATTTGCAGATGAGGGCGCCGACATTGTTGTCCTCATGAATTACGGTAAGTCCCGTATCACAGGGCACGGCTTCGGATACAAGGTTTTCCAGAGATCAGAAAAAAAACCTCCAGTGGTCCAGATAGAAAGACCAGGTGAACCCGATGGAAGTGTTGTAGCATGGAAGAGGGAGGTCGAGCCATTCGCAGAAAAACTGGCACGTGAACTTGAACTCGAGATGGTGGATCCAGAGGAGGTATGCAGGGAGATCTTCCATGGGGAGCCCTGTGGTGAACAGAAGCCTGACAGAAGGGAGTACCGGAGACTTGTGGGTGTCTCAGAGAATGAGAACATATTCGTAAATGGTATAGTGGTGGGGGTCTCAACGTCAGACGACGTCACCCTCGTTGCAGAGGACGGCGTGATCAGTGAGATAATAGGTGGGAAGATAAAGGAACACGGGGTTGAAAAACTTGGAAGGGTTAACCTCAGGGACGCAGTTGTGAAGACGGGGCTTCTCCGCCGCTCCGAGGTAAGGCCAAGGAAAGTGAAGGTAAGGGAAAACAATAAAAAGAAGTACCGGGTTTCGTTTTTAAACCACGCAGCAGAGGATATATACACGCTCCATGAATCTGATCTGGTTGTCACGGTTGGAGATGACACAACGCTCGTGGCTGCAGATATACTCTACAGATTCGATGTTCCCATAATAGGGATAACAGACGGGGATATAGATAGGGTGGTTAAGAAGGGCTTCAAATGCGCAGATTCAATCATAATAGAGTTTGAGGGGGGATGGGACGATATAGTCGGTGAAAGAATCCACAGGGAGCTCTTCAGGGGTAAAGACACCATTGAAATCCATGATTTGGAAACTTTTAAAAGGGATCTACTACAGATTATAGATAATATAGGTGCAAGCTACACCGTGAGATACACCTAA
- a CDS encoding type II toxin-antitoxin system VapC family toxin yields the protein MKRVLDASAFINGYIPEGTENYTVKSVTDEIRDFKSAMVLERALSDGRLRIMEPDPESMREVDEVTTRSGDAMRLSSTDREVIGLAVSLKKRGEVTVVTDDYTIQNTLRILGIEFRSVLTSGIKETYQWRKICTGCRRVYPQDYQFGECEICGSEIKKKRYRSRR from the coding sequence ATGAAGAGGGTTCTTGATGCATCTGCATTCATAAACGGATACATACCTGAGGGCACTGAAAACTACACTGTGAAGTCTGTAACAGATGAGATAAGGGACTTCAAATCTGCCATGGTCCTTGAGAGGGCACTCAGTGATGGCAGACTCAGAATAATGGAACCTGACCCTGAGAGCATGAGGGAGGTGGATGAAGTCACCACTCGATCAGGGGATGCCATGAGGCTCTCCAGTACAGACAGGGAGGTTATAGGACTTGCTGTTTCACTCAAAAAGAGGGGCGAGGTAACTGTAGTCACCGATGACTATACAATACAGAACACCCTCAGAATTCTTGGAATAGAGTTCCGCAGTGTCCTCACATCAGGTATAAAGGAGACCTATCAGTGGAGGAAGATATGCACCGGATGCAGGAGGGTGTACCCTCAGGACTACCAGTTTGGGGAATGTGAGATATGTGGTTCAGAGATAAAGAAGAAGAGATACAGATCCCGCCGTTAG
- a CDS encoding MogA/MoaB family molybdenum cofactor biosynthesis protein → MKSSSMEEHRRLAPEDIICGVITLSDSKYEEFRKTGEIPEGDLSGRKLMEALSESYSVKEYRIIPDDRHELLSAVDDMIDKGADVIFTTGGTGIGSRDITVETLRGIFEKELDGFGEIFRHLSFKKLGAGAILSRATAGVYRKTLIFALPGSPNAVELGIQIAVPELGHLVKHLRE, encoded by the coding sequence ATGAAAAGTTCCAGCATGGAGGAGCATAGGAGATTGGCTCCGGAGGACATAATCTGCGGTGTCATCACCCTCAGTGATTCAAAATATGAGGAATTCAGAAAAACCGGTGAAATACCTGAAGGTGACCTATCAGGCAGGAAACTAATGGAGGCACTGTCTGAAAGTTACTCTGTTAAGGAATACAGGATAATACCTGATGACAGACATGAACTTCTATCTGCAGTTGATGATATGATAGATAAGGGTGCTGACGTTATATTTACCACCGGTGGCACAGGAATTGGAAGTAGAGACATAACAGTGGAGACCCTAAGGGGTATTTTTGAAAAGGAACTGGATGGTTTCGGTGAGATATTCAGGCACCTTTCATTTAAAAAGCTGGGAGCAGGGGCGATACTCAGCAGGGCAACGGCGGGTGTATACAGAAAAACACTGATATTTGCACTTCCCGGGTCACCGAACGCGGTGGAACTTGGAATTCAAATTGCTGTCCCTGAACTAGGTCACCTTGTTAAGCACCTAAGGGAATAA
- the pyrE gene encoding orotate phosphoribosyltransferase — protein sequence MQVKDQEKLRERLIELLSERNVIQRGKFVLSSGRESDYYVDIKRAITDPEVLDVIARLIKGEVEGADRIAGPALGAVPIATAVSLYSRKPLLMIRKEKKGYGTSKLIEGELKTGERVAVVEDVTTTGGSLLRAVRAIQENGGVVEKTFVVVDREEGAVDEFKKRGIELIPLISVSDFREDQ from the coding sequence ATGCAGGTCAAAGATCAGGAGAAACTCAGAGAGAGACTCATAGAACTTCTTTCAGAGAGAAACGTCATTCAGAGGGGTAAGTTTGTCCTCTCATCAGGCAGGGAAAGTGATTATTACGTTGATATCAAGAGAGCCATAACTGACCCTGAGGTCCTTGATGTGATAGCGAGGCTCATAAAGGGTGAGGTGGAGGGTGCAGACAGGATCGCGGGCCCTGCCCTGGGCGCGGTCCCCATTGCTACCGCAGTGTCCCTTTACTCCAGAAAGCCCCTCCTCATGATAAGAAAGGAAAAGAAGGGTTATGGAACATCAAAACTCATTGAGGGTGAACTTAAAACCGGTGAAAGGGTCGCTGTTGTGGAGGACGTCACAACAACCGGAGGATCACTTCTCAGGGCCGTGAGGGCGATCCAGGAAAATGGGGGGGTGGTTGAGAAAACATTTGTTGTGGTTGACCGTGAGGAGGGGGCGGTTGATGAATTCAAAAAAAGGGGTATTGAACTCATACCGCTGATATCGGTCTCTGATTTCAGGGAGGATCAGTGA
- a CDS encoding PRC-barrel domain-containing protein, translating to MRIVEEIIGKEVLDSSATVIGKVKDVEVDIESQTIEALVLGKGGISEGLGLSKGETIVPYEMVKKIGDKILLRGGEE from the coding sequence ATGAGGATAGTTGAAGAAATAATCGGTAAAGAGGTTCTTGACAGTTCAGCAACAGTGATAGGCAAGGTAAAGGACGTTGAGGTTGACATAGAATCCCAGACAATAGAGGCACTTGTTCTTGGAAAGGGTGGAATATCAGAGGGTCTTGGGTTATCAAAGGGCGAAACAATAGTTCCCTACGAGATGGTTAAAAAGATAGGGGACAAGATACTACTAAGGGGCGGCGAGGAATAA
- a CDS encoding YhgE/Pip domain-containing protein gives MKKALEIFLNDIKTVKNSPVVLFVIAVIICIPALYAVFNIQATLDPYSKTSNIKVAVVNEDRGVNFEGEKLNVGAEFVDELRNNRNFNWQFVDRSEAMNGLREGDYYAVLIIPGNFSSDLLSIKNGTPRQASIEYIVNDKLNPVAPRITNAGADALQAKINSEVVKTIDGIIFGKISSAGELARANRDDILRTKKFISELNANLGKIDETLSTANSDLEKGQNLWSGLKSDLPEIQENANFVKEKYSLLEGYIGKDPAKALSTVQSMESHLSEAITSMKYLKAVLGSLYSATGDPKLKTAMDQIDANIQKANSVLGILEGIETDLKTKGTTERLVKLRESLNKMDSALNRLMDNRAQIDAAMKDASSKLGIANSKWPVMRSAIQDAHRKLGMISEDDLNSLVRLADIDPSAVREYFRSPVQMKKEHIYPVKNYGSALAPFYIPISLWIGGIIAVAMISMRVKYGEYSSIQVYFGRMGLFLIIAICQALVVAAGALLLQVQTTETLLFLLTALYVSICSMLIIYSLTSALGNAGKALSIIILVLQITGTGGIFPVELLPPFFQAIHPYLPLTYAVGALREVVGGVIWSIYWKNIALLALFPVVTFLITVLVKEKMDKRAHWMESKLEESGLF, from the coding sequence ATGAAAAAAGCCCTGGAAATATTCCTGAATGACATCAAGACCGTTAAAAACAGTCCTGTGGTACTATTCGTCATTGCAGTGATTATCTGTATCCCGGCACTGTACGCAGTTTTCAACATACAGGCAACCCTCGACCCATACTCAAAGACATCCAACATCAAGGTTGCAGTGGTCAATGAGGACAGGGGAGTGAATTTTGAGGGTGAAAAACTCAATGTTGGTGCAGAATTCGTGGATGAACTCAGAAATAACAGAAACTTCAACTGGCAGTTCGTTGATCGGTCAGAGGCCATGAATGGACTCAGGGAAGGGGACTACTACGCCGTACTCATCATACCCGGAAACTTCAGCTCAGACCTCCTGTCCATCAAGAACGGCACCCCCAGGCAGGCCAGCATCGAGTACATAGTGAATGACAAACTGAACCCCGTGGCTCCACGAATAACAAACGCAGGGGCAGATGCACTTCAGGCGAAAATAAACAGTGAAGTCGTTAAGACCATTGACGGGATAATATTCGGTAAGATAAGCAGTGCCGGTGAACTCGCAAGGGCAAACAGGGATGATATCCTCAGGACAAAGAAATTCATCAGCGAACTAAATGCAAACCTTGGTAAAATCGATGAAACCCTCAGCACAGCAAATTCAGATCTCGAAAAGGGACAGAACCTCTGGTCAGGACTGAAGAGTGATTTGCCAGAAATTCAGGAAAACGCAAACTTTGTGAAGGAGAAATACAGTCTACTGGAGGGTTACATTGGAAAAGACCCTGCTAAGGCCCTATCAACAGTCCAGTCCATGGAGTCCCATCTTTCAGAGGCCATTACCTCAATGAAATACCTGAAGGCTGTTCTTGGCAGTTTATATTCCGCCACAGGGGATCCGAAGTTAAAAACAGCCATGGACCAGATAGACGCCAATATCCAGAAGGCCAACTCAGTTCTGGGCATACTTGAGGGTATAGAGACGGATCTCAAAACAAAGGGGACCACAGAACGCCTTGTGAAACTCAGAGAATCCCTCAACAAAATGGACAGTGCACTGAACAGGCTCATGGATAACAGGGCACAGATAGATGCTGCCATGAAGGATGCGTCATCAAAACTGGGAATCGCAAACTCAAAGTGGCCAGTTATGCGGTCAGCGATTCAGGACGCCCACAGAAAGCTTGGCATGATCAGTGAGGATGACCTCAACAGCCTTGTGAGACTGGCTGACATTGATCCCTCCGCGGTCAGGGAATACTTCAGAAGTCCAGTGCAGATGAAGAAGGAGCACATCTACCCTGTGAAGAATTACGGATCAGCGCTTGCACCCTTCTACATACCAATATCCCTCTGGATAGGAGGTATTATCGCAGTTGCAATGATAAGCATGAGGGTGAAGTACGGTGAATACAGCAGCATACAGGTGTACTTTGGAAGGATGGGGCTCTTCCTCATAATAGCCATCTGTCAGGCCCTTGTTGTTGCAGCCGGCGCCCTGCTCCTCCAGGTGCAGACAACAGAAACGTTGCTGTTTCTGCTGACAGCCCTCTATGTGAGCATCTGTTCCATGCTCATAATCTATTCCCTCACATCTGCCCTGGGGAACGCAGGAAAGGCCCTCTCAATAATAATTCTGGTGCTTCAGATAACGGGGACGGGGGGCATATTCCCTGTTGAACTCCTGCCGCCATTTTTCCAGGCAATCCACCCGTACCTCCCGCTCACCTACGCTGTGGGTGCTCTGAGGGAGGTGGTTGGTGGTGTTATCTGGAGCATCTACTGGAAGAACATTGCACTTCTTGCCCTCTTTCCTGTGGTGACCTTCCTTATCACAGTACTTGTAAAGGAGAAAATGGATAAAAGGGCCCACTGGATGGAGAGTAAACTGGAAGAGAGCGGTCTTTTCTGA
- a CDS encoding symporter small accessory protein: MVLGIPDPWVWSAYLLCILVTVFCVLYGIVNWNRGGEDEEEQIMEELQWEEEEKKMEEDELGL, from the coding sequence ATGGTGCTTGGTATACCTGATCCCTGGGTCTGGAGTGCTTACCTCCTCTGCATCCTTGTGACGGTTTTCTGTGTCCTTTATGGTATTGTGAACTGGAACCGTGGCGGTGAGGATGAGGAGGAGCAGATAATGGAGGAGCTCCAGTGGGAAGAAGAAGAGAAGAAGATGGAAGAGGATGAACTGGGCCTCTAG
- a CDS encoding sodium:solute symporter family protein: protein MDFLVLGIVVLVYFLLVGYVGYVAWRRTETSEDYMVAGRKTHPYIMAMSYGATFISTAAIVGFGGMAGVFGMGILWLVFLNILVGIFIAFVFFGKRTRKMGHNMSALTFPEFLGRRFDSRFLQSFGGAIIFLGMPLYASVVLIGAARFLEATINISFSLALILMAVIVAVYVVLGGIRGVMYTDALQGTIMFLGMIFLVVSTYYILGGVVDAHRALTSMSHLVPAKASALGATGWTSMPVYGSPYWWTLLSTIILGVGVGVLAQPQLVVRFMMVRSNRELNRGVLIGALFIFVMTWSSFVVGALSNVYFFKEAGLVAVKAVGGNADKIIPVFINSAMPEWFSYIFMLTLLSAAMSTLSSQFHVQGTAIGRDVYETLRNKKGDSSVLIARGGIIIAVLIAVVLGYLLPGSIIAQGTALFFGICAASFLSVYVAAIFWRRATREGAIAGMVSGAIVSLLWLLFEYKKTAEALGVAKALFGGPVVASMPWPVVDPILVGVPVSAIFMVAVSLLTEPPSREHVDRCFEGV from the coding sequence ATGGATTTTCTGGTACTGGGTATCGTTGTTCTCGTCTACTTCCTTCTTGTGGGCTACGTTGGTTATGTGGCCTGGAGGAGGACCGAGACCTCAGAGGACTACATGGTGGCCGGCAGGAAGACCCATCCTTACATTATGGCCATGAGTTACGGCGCCACTTTTATAAGTACGGCGGCGATTGTGGGTTTTGGTGGCATGGCCGGTGTTTTTGGGATGGGTATACTCTGGCTGGTGTTTCTCAACATACTTGTGGGTATTTTCATTGCCTTTGTGTTCTTTGGTAAGCGCACTAGGAAGATGGGTCATAACATGTCTGCCCTCACCTTCCCGGAGTTCCTGGGGAGGAGGTTCGATAGCAGGTTCCTCCAGTCATTTGGGGGGGCCATAATATTCCTGGGAATGCCACTATACGCATCGGTGGTCCTTATCGGGGCCGCAAGGTTCCTGGAGGCAACAATAAATATAAGTTTCAGTCTGGCCCTCATATTGATGGCTGTTATTGTTGCTGTTTATGTTGTCCTGGGTGGTATACGTGGTGTGATGTATACTGATGCCCTTCAGGGGACCATAATGTTTCTGGGCATGATTTTCCTTGTGGTGTCAACCTATTACATTCTTGGTGGTGTGGTGGATGCTCATCGGGCCCTTACCAGCATGTCTCATCTGGTCCCTGCAAAGGCCAGTGCTCTGGGTGCAACTGGCTGGACCAGCATGCCTGTTTATGGCAGCCCCTACTGGTGGACCCTCCTGTCAACCATAATACTCGGTGTGGGTGTGGGTGTCCTTGCCCAGCCACAGCTTGTGGTGAGGTTCATGATGGTGAGGTCCAACAGGGAGCTCAACAGGGGTGTTCTGATAGGGGCGCTCTTCATATTCGTGATGACCTGGAGCTCATTTGTTGTTGGAGCCCTTTCAAATGTTTACTTCTTCAAAGAGGCTGGTCTGGTCGCTGTGAAGGCTGTTGGGGGGAATGCGGATAAGATAATACCTGTCTTTATCAATTCTGCCATGCCTGAGTGGTTCTCCTATATCTTCATGCTGACCCTGCTCTCTGCTGCAATGTCCACACTGAGTTCTCAGTTCCATGTGCAGGGCACTGCCATAGGAAGGGATGTGTATGAGACTCTGAGGAATAAAAAGGGTGATAGTTCAGTTCTAATAGCAAGGGGGGGTATTATCATTGCGGTTCTGATTGCGGTTGTTCTGGGTTACCTGCTGCCAGGGAGTATAATTGCGCAGGGGACGGCTCTCTTCTTTGGTATTTGCGCTGCTTCCTTCCTATCGGTTTATGTTGCGGCGATTTTCTGGAGGAGGGCCACCCGTGAGGGTGCGATTGCGGGTATGGTTTCAGGTGCAATTGTGAGCCTTTTATGGCTTCTTTTTGAGTATAAGAAGACTGCGGAGGCTCTGGGGGTTGCTAAGGCCCTATTTGGGGGTCCTGTTGTGGCTTCGATGCCCTGGCCTGTTGTTGACCCGATACTGGTTGGGGTGCCCGTTTCGGCGATCTTCATGGTTGCTGTGAGTCTTCTTACGGAGCCACCGTCCCGTGAGCATGTTGATAGGTGTTTTGAGGGAGTCTGA
- a CDS encoding phenylacetate--CoA ligase, with amino-acid sequence MIWNPEAECMSQEEKQELQLRRLQETVKRAYENVPYYNKRLTDLEVFPEDIETLDDIEKLPFTTKNDLRDAYPFGMFAVPDEDIVEVHTSSGTTGKPVVSGYTRRDLEIWSEVMARSLTMGMATKKDRIQNCYGYGLFTGGLGVHYGAQKIGATVIPISAGNTKRQIEIMQDFGTTIITCTPSYALYLAEVLEKEGVDIEGLNLKSGIFGAEMWTEEMRNTIEERLGLTALNIYGLTEIIGPGVAQECTEKNGLHIFEDHFYPEIIDPKTEEKLPYGRKGELVLTTLTREGMPILRFRTKDITALRNDECGCGRTLVRMDRITGRSDDMLKIRGVIVFPSQIERALLKIKGLEPHYQIVVTRPEFLDELEVQVEASPELFSDEVKHVEEARRMIEKHIHSEIGLRVNVTLVEPGSLPRSEGKAIRVIDKRKFD; translated from the coding sequence ATGATATGGAACCCTGAAGCAGAATGCATGAGTCAGGAAGAAAAACAGGAATTACAGCTCAGAAGACTGCAGGAGACAGTTAAAAGGGCCTATGAAAACGTGCCCTACTACAATAAACGTTTAACCGATTTAGAGGTGTTTCCAGAGGATATTGAAACACTGGATGATATAGAGAAGCTGCCCTTCACCACAAAGAATGATCTCAGGGACGCATACCCATTCGGGATGTTTGCAGTGCCAGATGAGGATATAGTGGAAGTCCACACATCATCAGGGACCACCGGTAAGCCGGTTGTTTCCGGTTACACCAGAAGGGACCTTGAAATATGGTCGGAGGTAATGGCGAGATCCCTGACCATGGGGATGGCAACAAAGAAGGACCGCATACAGAACTGCTATGGCTACGGGCTTTTCACAGGGGGCCTTGGTGTCCACTACGGTGCCCAGAAGATAGGGGCCACCGTCATCCCAATCTCAGCGGGTAACACCAAGAGGCAGATCGAGATAATGCAGGACTTCGGGACCACAATAATAACATGCACACCATCCTATGCACTCTACCTTGCAGAGGTCCTTGAAAAGGAGGGCGTCGACATTGAAGGTCTGAACCTCAAATCAGGCATATTCGGTGCCGAGATGTGGACTGAAGAAATGAGAAATACCATAGAGGAAAGGTTGGGCCTCACCGCCCTCAACATCTATGGCCTTACAGAGATAATAGGCCCAGGCGTCGCCCAGGAGTGTACCGAGAAGAACGGCCTCCACATCTTTGAGGACCACTTCTACCCTGAGATAATAGACCCGAAAACAGAAGAAAAACTCCCCTATGGCAGGAAGGGGGAGCTGGTACTCACCACACTCACAAGGGAGGGCATGCCAATCCTCAGGTTCAGGACAAAGGACATAACAGCCCTCAGGAACGATGAATGCGGATGCGGCCGTACCCTTGTGAGGATGGACAGGATAACAGGTAGAAGCGACGACATGCTCAAGATCCGGGGCGTCATTGTCTTCCCATCACAGATCGAAAGGGCCCTGCTCAAGATAAAGGGCCTTGAACCGCACTACCAGATAGTCGTCACAAGGCCCGAGTTCCTGGATGAACTTGAGGTCCAGGTTGAAGCGTCCCCTGAACTCTTCTCCGATGAGGTTAAACATGTGGAAGAGGCCAGAAGGATGATAGAAAAGCATATACACAGTGAAATAGGTCTGCGTGTTAATGTCACACTTGTGGAGCCAGGAAGCCTTCCAAGAAGTGAGGGTAAAGCAATAAGGGTCATTGATAAGAGGAAATTTGATTGA
- a CDS encoding ACT domain-containing protein: protein MKLKQISVFLENRKGRLKNAIHALSEEGVNIRALSIADTSEFGILRMIVSDPEAARKALEKKNFVVRVNDVIAVEVPDEPGGLDGILGVLTERDINVEYIYAFVEKKGEKAVVVIRTEDVDEGIRALEDAGIPVLSSEDIYIL, encoded by the coding sequence ATGAAACTGAAGCAGATATCAGTCTTTCTTGAAAACAGGAAGGGGAGGTTGAAAAATGCCATTCACGCCCTTTCAGAGGAGGGTGTGAACATAAGGGCCCTTTCCATTGCGGACACATCCGAATTTGGGATACTCAGGATGATAGTTTCGGATCCTGAAGCTGCAAGGAAAGCCCTTGAGAAAAAGAACTTCGTGGTAAGGGTCAACGATGTTATAGCCGTTGAGGTACCTGATGAACCCGGAGGACTTGACGGTATACTGGGTGTGCTCACAGAGAGGGATATAAACGTGGAATACATCTACGCCTTCGTTGAGAAGAAGGGAGAAAAGGCAGTTGTCGTTATAAGGACAGAGGATGTTGATGAGGGTATAAGGGCACTTGAGGATGCAGGAATCCCCGTACTTTCATCTGAGGATATCTACATCCTCTAA
- a CDS encoding indolepyruvate oxidoreductase subunit beta — protein MSYNIYVCGVGGQGIIKTSVIIGEAAMNGGMNVVMSEIHGMAQRGGAVSTEIRFGDVRGSIIPQGEADLVIAFEPLEALRALPKMSEDACVIVNTSKIPPFNLIKSPHPYPPLEEIIKTLEENAGSVRSFNGEKIAVEAGHILSLNMVMLGAAAATTGFPLGKETLIESMKNNLPPKLMEVNMRAFHEGFETVNCD, from the coding sequence ATGAGCTACAACATTTATGTGTGTGGTGTTGGCGGCCAGGGGATAATAAAGACATCCGTTATAATCGGTGAGGCCGCCATGAACGGGGGTATGAATGTCGTCATGAGTGAGATCCATGGGATGGCCCAGAGGGGTGGTGCTGTATCAACAGAGATAAGGTTCGGTGATGTGAGGGGTTCCATCATACCGCAGGGTGAGGCTGACCTTGTAATAGCCTTCGAACCCCTTGAAGCCCTGAGGGCACTTCCCAAAATGTCCGAAGACGCCTGTGTAATTGTGAATACATCAAAGATACCGCCATTCAACCTGATAAAAAGCCCACACCCCTATCCTCCACTGGAAGAGATAATTAAAACTCTTGAGGAGAATGCAGGTAGTGTAAGGAGCTTCAATGGGGAGAAAATCGCTGTGGAGGCCGGCCACATACTATCACTCAACATGGTTATGCTGGGCGCCGCAGCGGCCACCACTGGGTTTCCACTGGGTAAAGAAACACTTATAGAGTCCATGAAGAATAACCTGCCCCCAAAGTTGATGGAAGTGAATATGAGGGCGTTCCATGAGGGATTTGAGACTGTTAATTGTGACTGA